A genomic region of Deinococcus aestuarii contains the following coding sequences:
- a CDS encoding response regulator: MGSLFEEEVDMPGHLLIVEDQPNDVELARAALALSQVGCEVSVARDGTEALDLLRQPGPCPNLILLDLNLPGVGGQEVLTAVRANPAWRHVPVVIFTTSDEPQDRAACAAAGADEYVLKPGGFGELIDLFNSLGQRWLTAEHRT, from the coding sequence ATGGGAAGCCTGTTCGAGGAAGAGGTGGATATGCCCGGGCACCTGCTGATCGTCGAGGACCAGCCGAACGACGTCGAGTTGGCGCGCGCCGCCCTGGCCTTGAGTCAGGTGGGGTGTGAGGTCAGCGTGGCCCGGGATGGGACCGAGGCGCTGGACCTGTTGCGGCAGCCGGGTCCCTGCCCGAACCTGATCCTGCTGGACCTGAACCTGCCAGGCGTCGGTGGGCAGGAGGTGCTGACGGCGGTGAGGGCGAATCCGGCGTGGCGGCACGTGCCGGTGGTGATTTTCACCACGTCAGACGAGCCACAAGACCGGGCTGCCTGTGCCGCCGCCGGGGCCGACGAGTATGTGCTCAAGCCGGGCGGGTTCGGAGAACTGATCGACCTCTTTAACAGCCTGGGCCAGCGCTGGCTCACGGCCGAGCACCGCACCTGA